One window of Marinifilum sp. JC120 genomic DNA carries:
- a CDS encoding IS110 family transposase, producing the protein MKVATIIGIDLAKSSIQLYGVDSRGKAVLKKKLPRKQILTFFANXPQCLVGMESCATSAYWQREIAKLGHTVKRIHARFVKPYLMADKNDANDAAAICEAVSRPHMRFVPPKGQEQSDIQALHRVRSALIQERTAKFNSVRGLLAENGIIIAKGAAHVRTHLPLILDDYENALSATVRILLRKQLDLIDVLDEQLNELDGMVKTLVXEREECSRLKEIPGVGDLTATILAAVLGNGNNFKNGRQFAAYLGLVPRQHSTGGKSRMMGITKRGDTYIRTLLISGARAVLASFSRGRKPLKEKTQWLEDIYIRRGHNIACVALANKMARIAWSLITHQTSYRPTI; encoded by the coding sequence ATGAAAGTAGCTACCATAATCGGAATTGATTTGGCAAAGTCCAGCATCCAGCTTTATGGAGTTGATTCACGAGGAAAAGCAGTGCTTAAGAAAAAACTACCTCGTAAGCAAATCCTGACTTTTTTTGCTAACYATCCGCAATGTTTAGTTGGAATGGAGTCATGTGCAACTTCTGCTTACTGGCAACGTGAAATTGCGAAATTAGGGCATACTGTAAAGCGTATACATGCTCGATTTGTTAAGCCATATCTGATGGCTGACAAAAATGACGCAAATGATGCAGCAGCAATATGTGAAGCTGTTTCAAGGCCGCATATGCGTTTTGTTCCTCCAAAAGGTCAGGAACAATCTGATATTCAAGCACTGCATCGTGTCCGCTCAGCCTTGATCCAAGAAAGGACTGCAAAATTTAACTCTGTCCGAGGACTCCTTGCTGAGAACGGAATTATCATAGCCAAAGGCGCAGCGCATGTCCGGACTCACTTGCCCCTGATCTTGGATGACTATGAAAACGCATTGTCAGCGACAGTTCGAATCCTTTTAAGAAAGCAATTGGATTTGATAGATGTTCTTGATGAACAGCTCAATGAATTAGATGGGATGGTTAAAACTCTCGTARAGGAAAGAGAGGAATGCTCTCGGCTGAAGGAGATTCCCGGAGTCGGTGACCTCACGGCGACAATTCTTGCTGCGGTGCTTGGAAATGGAAACAACTTTAAAAATGGCAGACAATTTGCGGCATATCTAGGATTAGTGCCGCGCCAACATTCTACGGGTGGAAAATCACGAATGATGGGGATTACCAAACGCGGTGACACATATATTCGAACACTTTTAATAAGCGGAGCTCGTGCTGTATTGGCGTCTTTTTCAAGAGGGCGAAAGCCTTTGAAAGAAAAAACTCAGTGGCTAGAGGATATATACATAAGACGAGGGCACAATATTGCTTGTGTCGCTTTGGCAAATAAAATGGCAAGAATTGCTTGGAGTTTAATTACGCACCAAACCAGTTACCGCCCAACAATATAA